A genomic region of Ewingella sp. CoE-038-23 contains the following coding sequences:
- a CDS encoding GNAT family N-acetyltransferase yields the protein MKTRLTAAPTADDVDEIKTALRTFNLNFIHRPKLRELGIFVEDEHGKKQAGIVAETVGKWMYIQMLWVDESLRGKDVGTQLISEAEEEAKARGCLYSLVDTFSFQARPFYERMGYSVQMTLEDYIEDARAPQGESTTHTRYFLSKKLTTA from the coding sequence ATGAAAACACGCCTCACCGCAGCACCGACGGCCGATGATGTCGACGAAATAAAAACGGCCCTCCGCACTTTCAATCTCAATTTTATTCACCGGCCTAAACTCCGTGAGCTGGGTATTTTTGTCGAAGATGAACACGGCAAAAAACAGGCCGGTATTGTGGCGGAAACCGTCGGGAAGTGGATGTACATCCAGATGCTGTGGGTGGATGAGTCCCTGCGCGGAAAAGATGTCGGCACGCAGCTTATCAGCGAAGCCGAAGAAGAAGCCAAAGCCCGCGGCTGCCTGTACTCACTGGTGGATACCTTTAGTTTCCAGGCGCGCCCGTTCTACGAGCGTATGGGTTACAGCGTGCAGATGACGCTGGAAGATTACATTGAAGACGCGCGGGCGCCGCAGGGGGAATCCACCACGCATACCCGCTATTTCCTGAGCAAAAAGCTCACCACAGCATAG
- a CDS encoding LysE family translocator, whose translation MTLTESLVSYAFAAGILTLTPGLDTALVLRTAASEGSKKAVLAALGISTGCLVWGAAVALGLGALLAASELAFNLLKWIGAAYLCWLGVQMLLKPRESMSFSAQDKAKKNPLFGSWFIKGLFGNVLNPKVGVFYVSFLPQFVATGYSVPPYIFGLAAMHAVIGTLWSLTMIAATRPLSRWLQRPSVVKTLDRLTGTVFIAFAVRLATTKR comes from the coding sequence GTGACCCTGACCGAATCTTTGGTTTCTTACGCCTTTGCCGCCGGTATTCTGACCCTAACGCCGGGTCTGGATACTGCTTTAGTGTTACGCACCGCCGCCAGCGAGGGCAGCAAGAAAGCCGTGCTGGCCGCGCTGGGCATTAGCACGGGTTGTCTGGTTTGGGGTGCGGCAGTTGCGCTGGGTTTAGGGGCGCTGCTGGCGGCGTCAGAGTTGGCATTCAATCTGCTGAAATGGATTGGCGCAGCCTATCTGTGCTGGCTTGGGGTGCAAATGCTGCTAAAACCGCGTGAAAGCATGTCGTTTAGCGCACAGGACAAAGCCAAGAAAAATCCACTTTTCGGCAGTTGGTTTATCAAAGGTTTGTTCGGCAACGTGCTTAATCCCAAGGTCGGGGTATTTTACGTGTCGTTTCTGCCGCAATTTGTTGCTACCGGTTATTCGGTTCCGCCATACATTTTCGGCCTGGCGGCCATGCACGCGGTGATTGGCACCCTGTGGTCATTGACCATGATCGCCGCCACCCGACCACTCTCTCGCTGGCTGCAACGCCCGAGCGTGGTGAAAACCTTAGATCGCCTGACCGGCACAGTATTTATCGCTTTTGCAGTTCGTCTCGCGACGACAAAACGTTAA
- a CDS encoding GNAT family N-acetyltransferase — protein sequence MKTRMTDTPTEADITDIIDGLRGYNKGFIPEQSFRDLAIFIEDDQGKKQAGIIAETVGNWLKIIYLWVDESLRGQDIGTKLLQDVQQEALQRGCRYAMVDTFSFQARPFYERHGFHMQMALEDYIKDIRAPDEAPSTHTRFYLTKRLG from the coding sequence ATGAAAACGCGCATGACCGACACGCCTACTGAGGCTGACATCACTGACATTATCGATGGCCTGCGCGGCTACAATAAAGGCTTTATCCCCGAGCAATCATTCCGGGATTTAGCGATTTTTATCGAAGATGATCAGGGCAAGAAGCAGGCTGGCATTATTGCGGAAACAGTGGGTAACTGGCTAAAAATCATTTACTTATGGGTTGATGAGTCTCTGCGTGGTCAGGACATCGGCACCAAACTGTTGCAGGATGTCCAGCAAGAAGCGCTACAGCGCGGCTGCCGCTACGCCATGGTCGATACCTTTAGTTTTCAGGCGCGCCCGTTCTACGAGCGCCACGGCTTCCATATGCAAATGGCGTTGGAAGATTACATCAAGGATATCCGTGCGCCTGATGAAGCTCCTTCAACCCACACCCGTTTTTATTTAACCAAACGTCTGGGCTGA
- the yfcF gene encoding glutathione transferase gives MSQSALKLYSDAQFFSPYVMSAFVALTEKGIPFEIETIDLAVDENLHDYYSAVSLTRRVPTLTNGTFVLSESSAIDEYVEELFPAPTFPAIYPADPENRAKAREVQAWLRSDLMPIRQERSTEVVFAGKKFPPLSESGQMAAEKLFSAAERLLGERENMFGEWCIADVDLALMINRLHLNGDAVPEKLAAYADAQWQRPAVKEWLALSAK, from the coding sequence ATGAGCCAGTCCGCGCTGAAGTTATATTCTGATGCACAGTTTTTCAGCCCCTACGTGATGTCCGCTTTTGTCGCCTTGACCGAAAAAGGCATCCCTTTTGAGATAGAAACCATCGATTTGGCAGTGGATGAAAATCTGCATGATTACTATTCGGCGGTTTCGCTGACGCGCCGCGTCCCGACGCTGACCAATGGTACTTTCGTGCTGTCGGAGTCCTCGGCGATTGATGAGTATGTGGAAGAGCTGTTCCCCGCGCCGACCTTCCCGGCAATCTATCCCGCAGACCCGGAAAATCGTGCCAAAGCGCGCGAAGTTCAGGCTTGGCTGCGCAGTGATTTAATGCCGATTCGCCAAGAGCGTTCCACCGAAGTGGTGTTCGCCGGTAAGAAATTCCCCCCTTTGAGCGAAAGTGGCCAAATGGCGGCGGAAAAGCTGTTTAGCGCGGCGGAGCGTTTGCTCGGTGAGCGTGAGAATATGTTTGGCGAGTGGTGTATTGCTGACGTGGATTTGGCTTTGATGATCAATCGGTTACATCTGAATGGCGATGCCGTTCCCGAGAAGCTGGCGGCCTATGCCGATGCCCAGTGGCAGCGTCCGGCGGTCAAAGAGTGGCTGGCGCTGTCGGCCAAGTAA
- a CDS encoding GNAT family N-acetyltransferase, with amino-acid sequence MTQLCAMSADYFSQFHQQLAEDYARENVKSGRWLEHNALARAQGVMEELLPQGVATPDNYLFVIKTDQGETAGCIWLADVERQGDRSAFIYEVSVYPAFRRQGHARAAFLQLEEKVRELGLKSIGLNVFYHNSGAQALYAGLGYAPTNLTMVKNLAD; translated from the coding sequence ATGACCCAGTTATGTGCAATGAGTGCAGACTATTTCTCACAATTTCATCAGCAGCTGGCGGAAGATTACGCCAGAGAGAACGTCAAATCGGGGCGCTGGCTGGAGCACAATGCGCTGGCGCGTGCTCAGGGAGTCATGGAGGAATTGCTGCCGCAGGGCGTCGCCACGCCAGATAACTATCTGTTTGTAATCAAAACTGATCAAGGTGAAACGGCTGGCTGTATTTGGTTAGCCGACGTCGAGCGCCAGGGCGATCGCAGCGCGTTTATTTATGAAGTATCTGTTTACCCGGCGTTTCGCCGTCAGGGCCATGCTCGCGCCGCTTTTCTTCAGTTAGAAGAGAAAGTGCGCGAGCTGGGTTTGAAGTCCATCGGCCTGAACGTGTTCTATCACAACAGCGGCGCACAGGCGTTGTATGCCGGTCTGGGCTATGCGCCAACCAATCTGACCATGGTAAAAAACCTAGCGGATTAA
- a CDS encoding GNAT family N-acetyltransferase, whose product MSQSNEVKIRTLTPADRQGWEALWRDYLDFYQSELDPAQFDYTFQRLSQSDYPDMFGYVAEYQGKLVGLVNCINHDHGWHMQQVVYLQDLFVDDSARKLGIGQKLIEAVYDYADQNDKANVYWTTKTSNHTARKLYDRIGTQTEFIKYQR is encoded by the coding sequence ATGAGCCAATCAAATGAGGTGAAAATTCGTACTTTGACCCCTGCTGACCGCCAAGGGTGGGAAGCGCTGTGGCGCGACTATCTCGACTTCTACCAGTCAGAGCTTGATCCGGCGCAGTTTGATTACACCTTCCAGCGTCTGTCGCAGAGCGATTATCCCGACATGTTTGGCTATGTGGCGGAGTATCAGGGCAAGTTGGTGGGCTTGGTCAATTGCATCAACCACGATCACGGCTGGCACATGCAGCAGGTGGTCTATTTGCAGGATTTATTCGTGGATGACAGCGCGCGCAAGCTCGGCATTGGTCAGAAACTGATTGAAGCGGTTTATGACTATGCCGATCAGAACGACAAAGCCAACGTCTACTGGACTACCAAAACCTCCAACCATACCGCGCGCAAACTGTATGACCGGATTGGCACGCAGACTGAATTCATCAAATATCAGCGCTGA
- a CDS encoding benzoate/H(+) symporter BenE family transporter has translation MLPRLSLKDVTFSAILAGFVAVLVGYTSSAAIIFQAAEASGASPLQIGGWLTMLGLGMGLTSIGLSLWYRTPIVTAWSTPGAALLVTSLPGTSMNDAIGVFIFASGLMLLCGVTGLFARLMHYIPQALSAAMLAGILLRFGLNAFTSLQSNFALAGTMCLVYLLARRALPRYAIVLTLAAGLIVAGLQGDISLHGQSLSFAVPEFVTPHFSLSALLGIGIPFFVVTMASQNAPGIATLKAHGYQVPVSPLISWTALTALLLAPFGGFTFCIAAITAAICMGEDIHPDAKKRYMAAVAAGVFYLLAGLFGGSIGLLFTALPTPLIHTIAGLALLGTIAGSLQRALAEESHRDAAIITFLITASGVTLLGVGSAFWGLVGGVIAHWALTFGKQKAL, from the coding sequence ATGTTGCCGCGCCTTAGCCTCAAAGATGTGACCTTTTCCGCCATCCTCGCCGGTTTTGTGGCGGTACTCGTCGGCTACACCAGTTCGGCGGCCATTATCTTCCAGGCGGCGGAAGCGTCGGGTGCCAGCCCCTTGCAGATTGGTGGCTGGCTGACCATGCTGGGTCTCGGCATGGGGCTGACCTCCATCGGCCTCTCTTTGTGGTATCGCACGCCAATCGTCACAGCGTGGTCGACGCCGGGCGCGGCGCTGCTGGTCACCAGCCTGCCGGGCACCTCGATGAATGATGCCATTGGGGTGTTTATTTTTGCCAGCGGCCTGATGCTGTTATGCGGCGTGACAGGCCTTTTTGCCAGACTGATGCACTACATTCCGCAGGCGCTGTCCGCCGCGATGCTGGCCGGAATATTGCTGCGTTTCGGCCTGAACGCTTTCACGTCGCTGCAAAGCAATTTTGCGTTGGCAGGGACGATGTGTCTGGTCTATCTGCTGGCTCGCCGTGCTCTCCCGCGCTACGCCATCGTGCTGACACTGGCCGCCGGGCTGATTGTGGCGGGATTGCAGGGAGACATTAGCCTGCACGGGCAAAGCCTGAGCTTCGCCGTGCCGGAATTCGTCACCCCGCACTTCTCGCTCTCGGCGCTACTGGGCATCGGCATTCCGTTTTTTGTGGTCACTATGGCGTCGCAAAACGCGCCGGGCATCGCCACGCTTAAGGCTCACGGCTATCAGGTGCCGGTTTCTCCGCTGATTTCATGGACGGCGCTGACCGCCCTGCTGCTCGCGCCTTTTGGCGGCTTCACCTTCTGCATTGCCGCCATCACCGCCGCGATTTGCATGGGAGAAGATATCCACCCTGATGCCAAAAAACGCTATATGGCCGCCGTGGCTGCCGGGGTGTTTTACCTGCTGGCCGGGCTGTTCGGCGGCTCTATCGGCCTGCTGTTCACCGCGCTGCCCACGCCGCTCATCCACACCATCGCCGGATTGGCGCTATTGGGGACCATTGCGGGCAGTTTGCAGCGCGCACTGGCGGAAGAGTCTCACCGCGACGCGGCAATCATTACTTTCCTGATCACCGCCTCTGGCGTCACGCTGCTGGGCGTCGGTTCGGCATTCTGGGGGCTGGTTGGCGGGGTGATAGCCCACTGGGCGCTGACTTTCGGCAAGCAAAAGGCGCTGTAA